From the Streptomyces sp. Tu 2975 genome, one window contains:
- a CDS encoding DUF6716 putative glycosyltransferase, whose protein sequence is MPTSTSEAVRVAVLADSDTRWKWGALTARRIAPSTSVELSGFLLRGRATPTARQLAEVGVSADELREVTGNEFLRAVRDGSYDIVVLALVGGGVQAMLHGLAALGQDRRPVVVTGYVGVVYEKLSDGLLLRHGADIVLANSRHDATRFRAVYEGVGADAGSVTEAALPFLGGAPYRPCEGRDTVVFAVQPSVPESRADRAYLLRRLVEHARLHPDREVLLKLRSKPGEHTTHLEEIPYQKLAEKLPGGLPPNFRPVYGNMGEVLDRTDLLVTVSSTAALEALHRRVPTAVLTDLGVREALGNHHFLGSGLLASWDRLDGGHRPTPDADWLSRQGVAADRSYESAFDEARKRVAELLLVPQLPAIAPYYTPTTAPGYLPGLLARHHLAPDGTPLAGTAPTAEATGVRRVVRDAVRRAARGAYRHGVQRVAPMIRRMGEL, encoded by the coding sequence GTGCCAACAAGTACCAGCGAGGCCGTACGGGTCGCCGTACTCGCCGATTCCGACACCCGGTGGAAATGGGGTGCGCTCACCGCGCGCCGCATCGCGCCGAGCACCTCCGTCGAGCTGAGCGGCTTCCTGCTGCGCGGCCGGGCCACACCGACCGCCCGCCAGCTCGCGGAAGTGGGCGTGAGCGCCGACGAGTTGCGCGAGGTGACGGGCAACGAGTTCCTGCGGGCGGTGAGGGACGGGTCCTACGACATCGTCGTCCTCGCGCTCGTCGGCGGCGGCGTCCAGGCCATGCTGCACGGCCTTGCCGCACTCGGCCAGGACCGTCGGCCCGTCGTCGTCACCGGCTACGTCGGCGTCGTCTACGAGAAGCTGTCCGACGGACTGCTGCTGCGTCACGGCGCCGACATCGTGCTCGCCAACTCCCGTCACGACGCGACGCGTTTCCGCGCCGTCTACGAGGGAGTGGGCGCCGACGCCGGCTCCGTCACCGAGGCGGCGCTGCCCTTCCTCGGCGGGGCGCCGTACCGGCCGTGTGAAGGCCGCGACACCGTCGTCTTCGCCGTCCAGCCGTCCGTGCCCGAGTCCCGCGCGGACCGTGCGTACCTGCTGCGCAGACTCGTCGAGCACGCCCGGCTGCACCCGGACCGCGAGGTGCTGCTGAAGCTCCGCTCCAAGCCGGGCGAGCACACCACCCACCTGGAAGAGATCCCGTACCAGAAGCTCGCGGAGAAGCTGCCCGGCGGACTGCCGCCCAATTTCCGCCCCGTGTACGGGAACATGGGCGAGGTACTGGACCGCACCGACCTGCTGGTCACCGTGTCGTCCACCGCCGCGCTCGAGGCGCTCCACCGCCGTGTCCCCACCGCCGTGCTCACCGACCTCGGCGTGCGCGAGGCGCTCGGCAACCACCACTTCCTCGGCTCGGGGCTGCTCGCCTCCTGGGACCGGCTCGACGGCGGTCACCGCCCCACCCCCGACGCCGACTGGCTGTCGCGGCAGGGCGTCGCCGCCGACCGCTCCTACGAGAGCGCCTTCGACGAGGCCCGCAAGCGGGTCGCCGAACTGCTCCTCGTGCCGCAGCTCCCGGCGATCGCCCCGTACTACACGCCGACCACCGCGCCCGGATATCTGCCGGGCCTGCTCGCCCGCCACCACCTCGCCCCGGACGGCACTCCGCTGGCCGGCACCGCCCCCACGGCGGAGGCCACCGGCGTTCGGCGGGTGGTGCGCGACGCCGTACGCCGAGCGGCGCGCGGCGCGTACCGCCACGGCGTGCAGCGCGTCGCGCCCATGATCCGCCGGATGGGTGAGCTGTGA
- a CDS encoding N-acetylneuraminate synthase family protein → MSTSRLRALGNKIAGPGHPVYVTGEIGINHNGDLDNAFALIDAAAEAGCDAVKFQKRTPEICTPRDQWDIERDTPWGRMTYIDYRHRVEFGEDEYRRIDEHCKERGIDWFASPWDTEAVAFLEKFDVPAHKVASASLTDDELLRSLRATGRTVILSTGMSTPKQIRHAVEVLGSDNILLCHATSTYPAKAEELNLRVINTLRDEYPNVPIGYSGHETGLQTTLAAVALGAAFVERHITLDRAMWGSDQAASVEPQGLTRLVRDIRTIEAALGDGVKKVYDSELAPMKKLRRVTGVVAEAGDREPAAV, encoded by the coding sequence ATGAGCACGTCCCGTCTGCGCGCCCTCGGCAACAAGATCGCGGGCCCCGGCCACCCCGTCTACGTCACCGGCGAGATCGGCATCAACCACAACGGCGACCTGGACAACGCCTTCGCCCTGATCGACGCCGCCGCCGAAGCCGGCTGCGACGCCGTCAAGTTCCAGAAGCGCACCCCGGAGATCTGCACCCCGCGCGACCAGTGGGACATCGAGCGCGACACCCCCTGGGGCCGGATGACGTACATCGACTACCGCCACCGCGTCGAGTTCGGCGAGGACGAGTACCGCCGGATCGACGAGCACTGCAAGGAGCGCGGCATCGACTGGTTCGCCTCCCCGTGGGACACCGAGGCCGTCGCCTTCCTCGAGAAGTTCGACGTCCCCGCCCACAAGGTGGCCTCCGCGTCGCTCACCGACGACGAGCTGCTGCGCTCCCTGCGCGCCACCGGCAGGACCGTCATCCTCTCCACCGGCATGTCGACGCCGAAGCAGATCCGCCACGCCGTCGAGGTCCTCGGCAGCGACAACATCCTGCTCTGCCACGCCACCTCCACCTACCCGGCCAAGGCGGAGGAGCTCAACCTGCGGGTCATCAACACCCTGAGGGACGAGTACCCGAACGTCCCGATCGGCTACTCCGGCCACGAGACCGGCCTGCAGACCACCCTTGCGGCCGTCGCCCTCGGCGCCGCGTTCGTCGAGCGCCACATCACCCTCGACCGCGCCATGTGGGGCTCCGACCAGGCCGCCTCCGTCGAGCCGCAGGGCCTCACCCGCCTGGTCCGCGACATCCGCACCATCGAGGCCGCGCTCGGCGACGGCGTCAAGAAGGTCTACGACTCCGAGCTCGCGCCCATGAAGAAGCTGCGCCGGGTCACCGGCGTCGTCGCCGAGGCGGGCGACCGTGAGCCGGCCGCGGTCTGA
- a CDS encoding acylneuraminate cytidylyltransferase, translated as MTVLAVIPARGGSKGVPAKNLAAVGGVPLVARAVRACLDAPLVTHVAVSTDDPEIAAVARGAGAEVVLRPAAIAGDTATSESAVLHAMAAHEAVHGEPVDVVLLVQCTSPFIAREDIEGVARAVALDGADSAVTVAPFHGFVWREADEPATPSGKSAEQAGGAAVLVDTATATGSGYGVNHDSSFRPRRQDRPQDFLETGAAYAMSAAGFREAGHRFFGRTALVHTDPARVLEVDDPHDLARARALAPLLDTAAVPGRDDVDAVVLDFDGTQTDDRVLIDADGREIVSVHRGDGLGVAHLRKAGLELLILSTEQNPVVAARARKLKIPVLHGIDRKDLALKQWCDERGLAPERVLYVGNDVNDLPCFHLVGWPVAVASAHDSVRAAARAVTATPGGEGAIREIAAWLLGPTLNTPEPAPMSPKK; from the coding sequence ATGACCGTTCTCGCCGTGATCCCCGCCCGTGGCGGATCGAAGGGCGTCCCGGCCAAGAACCTGGCCGCGGTCGGCGGCGTGCCGCTCGTCGCGCGGGCCGTCCGCGCCTGCCTCGACGCTCCGCTGGTCACGCATGTCGCGGTCTCCACCGACGACCCCGAGATCGCGGCCGTCGCCCGTGGCGCCGGCGCGGAGGTCGTGCTGCGGCCCGCGGCCATCGCGGGAGACACGGCCACCAGCGAGTCGGCGGTCCTGCACGCCATGGCCGCGCACGAAGCCGTGCACGGCGAACCCGTCGACGTGGTGCTGCTCGTGCAGTGCACCAGCCCCTTCATCGCCCGGGAGGACATCGAGGGCGTCGCCCGTGCCGTCGCCCTGGACGGCGCCGACAGCGCGGTGACCGTCGCGCCGTTCCACGGCTTCGTGTGGCGCGAGGCCGACGAGCCGGCGACCCCGTCCGGGAAGAGCGCCGAACAAGCGGGCGGTGCGGCCGTCCTGGTCGACACCGCCACGGCCACCGGCTCCGGATACGGCGTCAACCACGACTCCTCGTTCCGGCCGCGCCGCCAGGACCGCCCGCAGGACTTCCTGGAGACGGGAGCCGCGTACGCCATGTCCGCGGCCGGCTTCCGCGAGGCCGGCCACCGGTTCTTCGGCCGCACCGCACTGGTGCACACCGATCCGGCGCGGGTCCTCGAGGTGGACGACCCCCACGACCTCGCCCGCGCCCGCGCGCTGGCGCCACTGCTCGACACCGCCGCGGTACCCGGCCGCGACGACGTCGACGCCGTCGTCCTCGACTTCGACGGCACCCAGACCGACGACCGGGTCCTCATCGACGCGGACGGCCGCGAGATCGTCTCCGTCCACCGCGGGGACGGCCTCGGCGTCGCCCATCTGCGCAAGGCCGGCCTGGAACTGCTGATCCTCTCCACCGAACAGAACCCGGTCGTCGCCGCCCGCGCCCGCAAGCTCAAAATCCCCGTCCTGCACGGCATCGACCGCAAGGACCTCGCACTCAAGCAGTGGTGCGACGAGCGGGGCCTCGCGCCCGAGCGGGTGCTCTACGTCGGCAACGACGTCAACGACCTTCCGTGCTTCCACCTCGTCGGCTGGCCCGTGGCCGTCGCGAGTGCGCACGACTCCGTACGCGCCGCCGCCCGTGCCGTCACTGCCACACCCGGCGGCGAGGGGGCGATCCGAGAGATCGCCGCCTGGCTCCTCGGCCCGACGCTCAACACCCCTGAACCCGCCCCCATGTCCCCCAAGAAGTAA